The segment GCAGATATACTCGAAGTATTGAAGGTGAAGCGCAAAAAACATTCAAACGAAGTTTTTATAAAAAATCTGCTTCTAAATAATTAATAATTGCCCACATACCAATTTTTGGTATGTGGATTTTTTATACTTTTTATAACATCATTTATAGTAGTAAAATTACATTCAAACCTGAGTTTCCAAGTTGAGACACTATAAAAAACGAATACATCTATAAATAAGGTGTATTCGTTTTTTATATTTAAAATTACACACATAGAATTAACTCATACATGCGATAAAATCTTTATAAATTTTTATATTTTCTTTGTGGTTTTCATCCAAATCATTAATTATTTCTTGTACCACTTTTCCATTTACTTCTTTTTTTGTTATAGTCATCATTCTTAATGAATCCACAAATAAATCTAACGTCACTTTTTGTATTTCTCCATTGATTTCATAATATTTCTTTAATTTATAAAGACAGTATTTTAAAACAACAAGAGCAATGAAACATAATAAAAGATGTGCAAGTATATGCTGTTCATTATGAACAAAAACAGGTCTAACTTGTAAAGAAGATTTTAATGTTCTGAAATTTTCTTCTACTTTTCATTGTTTTCTGTAAATTTCATTAGCTTTTTCTGGTGTTAAATCTAGAATATTGGTTTCAATAATGTAAAAACCATCTTCAGATTCTTTTTTCTTAATTTTCTCTCAATTTAATTTACCCACTGTTTTGCCATCAATGTCCATATATTTCTTTTTATATTCTGGAACTAAAGAACTAAGTGGCAGTTCTCCATTTACAGTTTTCTTATTCAATTTATCAATAAAATTATTTCTTTTTAATTTATCTAAAGTCTTTTTCCCAGGACTGAAAAACACACATCATTTTCTGTATTTACCATTAAATCTATTTTTATTTCAAACAGATTCAACAATTTGTTCTTTTCAAAACATTTCATCTCTAAAAACATAATGTTTGTCTTCAAGAATGAATTTTTTCATCCCAATACTTAATGTATCTAATCTTTTTTGGAATATATATTTAATTCCTTTTTGTTCTAGGAAACGTAAGTTTGCGTTGTTATTTATTCCACGATCTGCAACTATTGTAATATCCTTTATTTTATAGATTGATTGAAGTTCTAAAACGAAGGATAACATTGTTTTACCATCAGCCGTGTTACCTGGGAAAACTTTATAGTGTATTGGTATTCCGTTTTCGTCTACAGCCATTGCTATGACTACTTGATCTTCATTGTGTTTTCC is part of the Mycoplasmopsis gallinacea genome and harbors:
- a CDS encoding IS1634 family transposase, with amino-acid sequence MSYSLCKKKQNGKYYLVLAISKGFKKGYGNQVGLGYWEDIKEKYGLSSIEDMKEIAKKVDTSLDKAIAKEEFFKLLKPTSVKTSIQNIGVDLIYKVIKELDLFSVLPKSKHKSLEEVLEFFIATRIILPRSYMSQYKNKSDFINDINVKKSSIYNYLDVIFENKNSVLVNLFQKINEFTNRNNKVIHFDNTTVYFESFTREGMRKNGFSKDGKHNEDQVVIAMAVDENGIPIHYKVFPGNTADGKTMLSFVLELQSIYKIKDITIVADRGINNNANLRFLEQKGIKYIFQKRLDTLSIGMKKFILEDKHYVFRDEMFWKEQIVESVWNKNRFNGKYRKWCVFFSPGKKTLDKLKRNNFIDKLNKKTVNGELPLSSLVPEYKKKYMDIDGKTVGKLNWEKIKKKESEDGFYIIETNILDLTPEKANEIYRKQWKVEENFRTLKSSLQVRPVFVHNEQHILAHLLLCFIALVVLKYCLYKLKKYYEINGEIQKVTLDLFVDSLRMMTITKKEVNGKVVQEIINDLDENHKENIKIYKDFIACMS